Below is a window of Microbacterium saperdae DNA.
CTGCGGCTCGTCGCATTCGTCGACCGTGTCTACGACGCGCAGATCCCGGTGATCGCCACCGGTGCCGGGTTGGACGCCGTCTTCTCCGACGAGATGCTGTCCGGCGGATACCGCAAGAAGTACCTCCGCGCCATCTCCCGGTTGAACGCTCTCACGCATTCTGCGTAACCGCGAAGGCCCCTGTAACGCGATGTTCACACCCAGGGGCAGGCTGTAACAGCGCAGAAACAAACTTCACGCATTGACGAAACCGCGCGTGGTCACACTGAAGCTCTCAATTACTTCGGATGTGAGGTTTTCCTATGGATGCTCCCGGCAACATCTCGTGGGCGATCACCGCGACAGCGCTGGTTCTGCTCATGACGCCTGGCGTCGCCTTCTTCTACGGCGGTCTCGTCAAGGCGAAGAGCGTCGTCAGCATGATGATGATGAGCTTCGGCTCGATCGGCCTTGTCGCCGTGCTGTGGATTCTCTTCGGCTTCTCGATGAGCGCCGTCGACAGTCCGACCGCCTTCGCCGGCAACCCCTTCGCCGACTTCGGACTGGCGAACCTCGCCGCCGGTGAAGGCTCCAACGTGGCGCTGCTCGGCGTCGCCTACGGTGCGACCTTCGCGATCATCACCGTCGCACTGATCTCCGGCGCCATCGCCGACCGTGCGAAGTTCGGCAGCTGGCTGATCTTCGCCGGCGTCTTCGCCACGGTCGGATACTTCCCGGTCGCCGCCTGGGTCTGGGGCGGTGGCTGGATCATGAACCTCGGCACCACCCTCTTCGGTGAGGACAGCGGGATCGGCGTCATCGACTACGCCGGTGGTACCGCTGTGCACATCAACGCCGGTGCCGCCGCTCTCGCTCTCGCGCTCGTCCTCGGCAAGCGCATCGGCTTCCAGAAGGGCATCCTGAAGCCCCACAACGTGCCGCTGACGCTCCTGGGCGCCGCGCTGCTGTGGTTCGGCTGGTTCGGCTTCAACGCCGGTGCCGAGTGGCTCGCAGAGGACATGGGCGGCGTCGGTCTCATCGGCCTGAACACCCTCGGCGCGACCGCGGCGGCGATCCTCGGCTGGATTCTGATCGAGCGCATCAAGGACGGCAAGGCCACATCGGTCGGCGCCGCGTCGGGTGCGGTCGCCGGTCTCGTCGCGATCACCCCCGCCTGCGCCAACTTGACCCCTGGCTGGTCGCTGCTGCTCGGTGCCGTCGCCGGTATCGTCTGCGCCCTCGCGGTGGAGTTGAAGTTCCGCCTCGGCTTCGACGACTCGCTCGACGTCGTCGGCATCCACCTCGTGGGTGGTCTCATCGGAACGCTGTACCTCGGCTTCTTCGCCACCGGCACCGGCCTGTTCGTCGGTGGCGATGCCCGCCAGCTCGCCGTCCAGGTGATCGCCGCGCTGGGCGTGCTCGTGTACTCGTTCGTGGTCGCCTTCATCATCGGCTTCGCGATCGAGAAGACGATCGGATTCCGCATCACGAATGAGGACGAGATCGCCGGTGTCGACCAGGTCGTCCACGGTGAAGAGGGATACGCACTCGCAGATGCATGAGGGGCGGTTAGGGTGACCGTGTGAGCTCTTCGAACGGTATCCTCTCCACTCTCGCGGAGATCCTGCGCACAGTACTGGGATCGAATCGGGCGTCTCGGACATCAGCTCCGAGACGCCCGAACGCGCGTCTGCGCACCGAACCGCGTGACGCACCCCAGCCCAGCGTCGTCGCCGGGACCGGCACCGTCCGCGTCGATCCGGACCGGATCGACGCTCTACGAATCGACTACGCACCGGACCGCGACGGGGCGCCGGACGCCGGCGAGATCATCTGGACCTGGGTGCCCTACGAGGAGAACGACGGTCGCGGCAAGGACCGTCCCGTGCTCGTGATCGGGCGCGAATCCGCGGACCGTGTCTATGCCGTGCGGATGACCAGCAAGCCCCATGACGGAGATCGGGACTACCTCTCGATCGGAACCGGCGCCTGGGACTCGCAGGGACGCGAGTCGTGGGTCGACATCGAACAGCTCTACAGCGTGCACGAGCGAGGGCTGCGGCGCGAGGCCGCCGTCCTCGATCGCCGACGCTACGACCGCGTGGGGACCGCTCTCACGCGGCGCTACGGGTGGCAGGCACAGGGCTGAGGGTTGGGAACGCGCGCAGCACCATGTCGACGAGGTCCGACTGCGGTCGCGTCAGAGGGTCCGTCGCCGGGAGACCGGTATCCAACTCGATCTCGTCGATCGCGTCGGCCAGTTCCTGCGTCGAGAGATTCTCGTGGTTCACGGTGACGCCGATCACCCGGGTGTCCGAGAACGCTTCGATCAGTGCGATCTCGCTCGTGACGGTCGGCATCGCGACCATCGGGAAGTCTCCGAGCACCTTGCGGCCCGGTGCATGCTGCACGATGACTCCGACGGGTTGACTTCCGCGGAGGATGTGCGCTGACGTGATGTAGGCGGGGTGGCTGAGC
It encodes the following:
- a CDS encoding ammonium transporter: MDAPGNISWAITATALVLLMTPGVAFFYGGLVKAKSVVSMMMMSFGSIGLVAVLWILFGFSMSAVDSPTAFAGNPFADFGLANLAAGEGSNVALLGVAYGATFAIITVALISGAIADRAKFGSWLIFAGVFATVGYFPVAAWVWGGGWIMNLGTTLFGEDSGIGVIDYAGGTAVHINAGAAALALALVLGKRIGFQKGILKPHNVPLTLLGAALLWFGWFGFNAGAEWLAEDMGGVGLIGLNTLGATAAAILGWILIERIKDGKATSVGAASGAVAGLVAITPACANLTPGWSLLLGAVAGIVCALAVELKFRLGFDDSLDVVGIHLVGGLIGTLYLGFFATGTGLFVGGDARQLAVQVIAALGVLVYSFVVAFIIGFAIEKTIGFRITNEDEIAGVDQVVHGEEGYALADA
- a CDS encoding type II toxin-antitoxin system PemK/MazF family toxin, which translates into the protein MSSSNGILSTLAEILRTVLGSNRASRTSAPRRPNARLRTEPRDAPQPSVVAGTGTVRVDPDRIDALRIDYAPDRDGAPDAGEIIWTWVPYEENDGRGKDRPVLVIGRESADRVYAVRMTSKPHDGDRDYLSIGTGAWDSQGRESWVDIEQLYSVHERGLRREAAVLDRRRYDRVGTALTRRYGWQAQG